The stretch of DNA AAAAATATTTatcagaaaaattaaaatatggccGTGTAAGgtcttttcagttttcataaTAACGGGGGAACTACACGTTACGTGGCTTTCAGCTTCCTCCTCCCCAAAAATTATTCTGCATTTATTATTCACCAATTGTCCCATTGCTTTTGCATTAATTACACTCTTAACCCTCCTTCTTCACCCTTCAACCTTCTCCCCTCTCTCCATACGCCATTTCTTCTCCACCTTCACCTTCTCTCTCTACAATGGCGACACTGAGAACACTACTGCATTTATCTCTCCTTCTCTTCCATTTCTCCTTCCTCGACGCTGCTTCAAACCCAGACGCTGAGGCCTTGCTGTCCTTCAAAGCCGCTGCTGATACTAATAATAAGCTGTGGGATTGGAACTCCAGCGCCGACCCGTGTGGGTGGACTGGCGTTTCTTGCCAGAACAACCGGGTTTCTCGCCTCGTTCTTGAAGGTTTCGAGCTCCATGGCTCGTTTCAGCAGCTTGCTTCGCTGACGCAGCTCCGGGTTCTTAGCCTAAAGTGGAACCGGTTCTCGGGTCCTCTCCCTGACCTTTCTAAGCTCACGGCACTGAAGCTGTTGTTTCTTTCGTACAATGAGCTCTCCGGCGAGTTTCCGGCGTCTCTGACGTCGTTGTTCCGGCTGTACAGGCTTGATCTGTCGCATAATAATTTCTCCGGCGAGATTCCGGCGAATGCGAGCCATTTGACTCACCTGCTCACCCTCCGCCTCGAGGAAAACCGGTTCTCCGGTTCGATTTCCGGCGTTAACCTCCCGAATCTCCAGGATTTCAATGTCTCCGGGAATAGACTTGTTGGGGAAATACCCGCGTCTCTCTCTGGTTTCCCCGAATCCTCATTTGCTAACAACCCCGGTTTTTGCGGGGCTCCGTTGCCGAAATGTGCGCGGGTCACCggtgacccgacccgacccggtGGTGGTGCATTAGCGTCGCCCGTGGGCCCGGCGATAACGGTAGCATCTTCCCCAAGCTCATTGCCGGCAACAACCACTATGCCTATGAAACCGGGGAACAGTCACCGGAGTGGGGCCAGCAAGATCAGCAAGCTGGCAATAATCGCCATAATACTCGGCGATGTTTTAGTCCTCGCCATGGTCTCTATACTCGTTTACTGCTACCTAAATGCAAGAAAAACCTCTCAATCCCACAAGTCCCAAACCCTAGAGGGCGAAAAAATCGTCTACTCCTCGAGCCCGTACCCGGTTTCCTCCCAACCGGGCGGGTTCGAGCGAGGGAAAATGGTGTTCTTCGAGGGGGCGAAGCGGTTCGAGCTGGAGGATTTGCTGAGAGCCTCGGCGGAGATGCTGGGAAAAGGCGGCTTCGGAACCGCCTACAAGGCGGTGCTAGACGACGGCAATGTGGTGGCCGTGAAGCGATTGAAGGAAATGTCTACTGGTGGAAGGAAAGATTTTGAGCAGCAAATGGAGGTGTTGGGAAGATTAAGGCACTCTAATTTGGTAAGCTTGAAAGCTTACTATTTTGCCAGAGATGAGAAGCTCTTAGTCTATGATTACATGCCCAATGGGAGCCTCTTTTGGCTTCTTCATGGTAAGAACTTCAATTCCCTTGCATTACATTCTTGAAATATTCTTTGACATTTGTTAAAGTGGATACCTAGTTTCTTGAAATTTGGCTATTAGTACTGTAATTGTAGCACATTATGACATGAAATCTGGGTCCATCTATGTTGGGTAGAGGCCCGAAGGGCCAAGCGAGCACCAGGTgactaggggattgttgggccgAGTTCACCTTGCCTTTCAAAAATGTGGTGTTAGTTGCTACAcaggtataaggaaataaagtttaGTCTTTTGGAGTAGTTTGATTCTAACAATATTAATATAGTGTCTTCACTTGGTAGCTGTAGTTCTTCACCAGGATGCACTTGGAAGATATTTTAGTGGTAGAAACTCATTGATTGAATCTACATGTTTATATAAATGAGGATGGGGGTTTAGGTGGAGTTGTTGAACTGCTCATAGGTTTTCCAGTATCTGTTTGATATGCTTTACTCAGAGTTATTCTGTCTTGATAGCTGCTTATTTATTTTGCTACTTTCTTGTCTTTCAAATAAATAAGTGATTATCATAACGGTCTCCTTGTTTGTATATCTTTGTTCTCTTCATTACCACTTTTTAGTGGCCCGGTTTCTGGGTTCAAGGTGAATTTTTTTTACTCTTCAAAGAAACACTTGTATTTTCCTTTGTTATGTAGTTTGAGAGATTCTTCTTTGTTTAACATGGGGTAGGACCCTAGGATGCATTTACTATTAACAGAAGAAAAGGGCAAGACAAGATGTACctgctttatttttttgaggTGGGGTATATAGGCAAGGGGGGACCTATGTCTGGTACAATTGGTAAAGCTTCATGGCCATTATTTCTCTCCTTTGTTGCTTTCAAGTTTTCGTGAAAAGGATGCAATGCTGTTGCCTCAATATGGGGAGATTGATGTTGAAATAAGCTCGCACTTTGATTTTGTTGTGATATGCCACTGTTTCACCATTTATTGCATTTGCACCTTTCATGAGGGAACCAGTTATAATGGTGCAATTAGGTTCATTGACTATTTCTTGTTTAGTAATTGTAACGGCTTAAATTGCAAAGTGTCACAGATTCAGCGCTGCCTAACCCTTAAATCTGTCTTATTCTCTTTTGGGTTTTGTTTGTTTCATTGGAGACATAGATCTAGTAACTTGTCAAATGGTTTTCTGACAGCTCTATTGGGTACTAATTTGTAATGAATGGTTTTGATGGTTCTTGTAATATATGATTGTATGGATATTTCTTGTAACAGGAAACAGGGGACCTGGAAGGACACCATTAGACTGGACCACACGGCTAAAGATTGCAGCTGGGGCTGCCCGAGGAGTAGCTTTCATTCACAGTTCTTGCAAGACCCTCAAGCTCACACACGGTAATATCAAATCGACAAACATTCTCATTGATAAGGCTGGTAATGCCAGGGTCTCTGATTTCGGGCTAGCCATCTTTGCATCACCCTCCACCGCACCAAAGTCCAACGGCTACCGGGCGCCTGAAGCAGCCTTGGAAGGTCGCAAAATCACCCAGAAATCTGATGTCTATTCATTCGGGGTTCTGTTACTGGAGCTGCTAACCGGGAAGTGCCCCACCGTTGTAGACAATGGTGGCCCCGGGGCAGGCTATGGGGGAGTCATTGATTTGCCGAGGTGGGTGCAGTCTGTGGTGAGGGAGGAGTGGACAGCGGAGGTGTTCGATCTCGAGCTAATGAGGTACAAGGACATTGAGGAAGAAATGGTGGGGTTGTTGCAGATAGCAATGGCGTGTACCTCGGCCTCCCCGGATCAACGGCCCAAGATGAGCTATGTGGTGAAAATGATAGACGAACTGCGTGGTGCAGAGGTGTCACCGTCCCACGATTCTGTCTCGGACTCGCCTGCCGTCTCAGAAGACACCTGCGGAGCTAGTCAGTGATGAGCACCATTTAGTGACAAAAAGTTTTTTCTTGCTTATAATTCTCAGCTTTGTACATTAGGCCTGCCTTCATCATTTTCATCTCTTCCTCTATTTTTTAGCATGTCCTAAGGTCTAGGAACATGATTTATAAAGGAAGTCTCACCTTAAAATTTGGATTTCTCTCTTGCATTTATTCATTGTCTACTGgatttatattaatttgtcaATATCCACTAAACGTCATAGTTTAAATACTAGTTGGAACAGATCACTTTCACAATTTAGACCATATACTTGATGGGCATATACGGATAGCCCGCATATATGGGGTGTATATATTGATAGGAAAatatggcaatttatatcgtgaacCTTggatcaaaacgatgtcgtttgaTGTTTAAGTTTTAACATACTCCGTAGTTCTCTTTTTCATGTTtcaatacaaattttaatttattttagataCAAAATCTCTATGCTTAAAGTACAGAATAACGTAATATGATGTATAGAAACGTATAACACGAAATACATAcacatgttttttattttacttattctcaTATCTTAtttatgcaagtaatttatatCCTAGGTAGGATGCCTAGGCGTAGATTAATCGGTGctcatgtattttttattttattattttttttaaattgtttaagaattttttattttttaaagactaataattataaactatataataccgtaatagttaatactaaaatatgaaatattaatcCAAAAATTATCGTAGAGTTTGCACAATTTAAGATTATTTtgttcaaaacgatgttgttttgagtgaaataactcattaaaaaaaactaatcgACCGACTAGGCGGCTTAGTTAATGCCTAGAAGGTCTAGCACCTAAGTGGCCTAGTCGATCGCCTAGTCGGCCAGCCGCCTataccaccatttaatgtgataatttAGGCGGTCGActggcgcctaggcgggatttttgcaaaaCTACCTCCGCCTAAGATTATCCGCAAAACTCATGCTAAATTCACTGGTGTGGATGCTCTTATAGGATATTGCAAGCATAAAAGGCATTCTAGAAGTTAGTCTACGGTATTTCATGTCACTACCTTGCATGCGCTGTCACCAACTGAACTCTTTGTGTATATTTACCAAGTTAGAGATGTTAAAGTGTTAAACAATCTCTTGCACTTGTTCACTTCCAAGTTTATAAATATTACCTTTTTCAGCCTATTTTGGAATCTCACACTAAAAACTTTGTACACTTCCCAACCTACTCCTTCGACACTATGTGCCCAGCGTCTTGCGAGTTATCAGGTGGTTGGTATTTCATTGGTTTCCAAAATTGTGATTGAATTGAAAATCACTGTCATGAATATAATGTCTGACTGACACACATGAAGAAGATGACAACCAAGTCGGTACTGCTAAAAGCTTGTCAAGTCCGTCCATGGGAGAAGGAGAACTCAACTAATATCATGTGGGTTCGATTACCAAAGCTTCCTCTCCTCATCGTCTATTCTTCTACTCATTAGCAATGCTATTGTAGCACCTATGGAGTCAATATATTCTTTTGGGAAAACTATAATTTTTGTCAATCAATATACTCCGTTTTAAGTCATTTATTTTAATCTCAATAATTGTGAATTGCAAAATTAGTCTTTAATGCAATTAGAAGAAAGTATTCAAATAAACTCttgaattttatataaaaaattaaggaataagagtcaaataggtCGCCAAACTACAAAATAAActacaattaggccatcgaactaaaaaacaatgcaattcggcctctgaactacacaaattcatgcaaattaattcaaagtgacttgtttgacttggtcttccggttaccaactttaaaaataattttaaataaaataattacttaAAGAAAAAACCAAGAAGATCCGGTTGTTTCTGGCCGACTTTGTCTCCGGTCATGGAGACGAAGACCTTCATctgccatggagacgaaggtcaGGAGACTAAGAACCTTCTTAATGTGTAAatcaatgaaccaaacacacctttaaaatttttaatgtgaTAAATAGACTGATGGGATTGTTACTTACTAGACCTCATTTTGATATTGATTTTTGAGACAGTTTTTGGGGCTAGCCTGTTCAAATAATATACTaggtttattaattaaattgattgtttggtCGGCCCAAGACCCCAAGTGAGACTGTGACAGTGCGCTGTGCACCATTTGAGAAGATTAATAGCCCAAAGAGGGACTGGAAAGATTGTACAGGCCTGTAAGCAGCCCAAAACCAACTATACAATCAGAGAACTAACAGTGAAGTGGCAAGCACCtcaatggcaaattatgctatggacccgggttcaccttgcaaggtcgATCTGGGTTTgtgttaacaaaaaaaataaaaaacaaaaatataaaaatactaatccaaacttaaaaatcaaattaccaattaggATGAGAAATAATggaatgaaactcttattttattaaggaatgaattttctaattaagggagtaatcaaatctcataatagTGCTTTAGAAATctgccaaccaaacaataacaatgactttaatTCGCATTCCCGATAGCTAAACcgttgaaccaaacacaccctcaatTCATAGTTGTTTGATTCAAAGTTATTGCAATTCTGTAAGTATTCTCTTTAGAGTAGGATAgatgtacaaaataatattttctatttcaaaataacaaaataatta from Ipomoea triloba cultivar NCNSP0323 chromosome 7, ASM357664v1 encodes:
- the LOC116026121 gene encoding probable leucine-rich repeat receptor-like protein kinase At1g68400 yields the protein MATLRTLLHLSLLLFHFSFLDAASNPDAEALLSFKAAADTNNKLWDWNSSADPCGWTGVSCQNNRVSRLVLEGFELHGSFQQLASLTQLRVLSLKWNRFSGPLPDLSKLTALKLLFLSYNELSGEFPASLTSLFRLYRLDLSHNNFSGEIPANASHLTHLLTLRLEENRFSGSISGVNLPNLQDFNVSGNRLVGEIPASLSGFPESSFANNPGFCGAPLPKCARVTGDPTRPGGGALASPVGPAITVASSPSSLPATTTMPMKPGNSHRSGASKISKLAIIAIILGDVLVLAMVSILVYCYLNARKTSQSHKSQTLEGEKIVYSSSPYPVSSQPGGFERGKMVFFEGAKRFELEDLLRASAEMLGKGGFGTAYKAVLDDGNVVAVKRLKEMSTGGRKDFEQQMEVLGRLRHSNLVSLKAYYFARDEKLLVYDYMPNGSLFWLLHGNRGPGRTPLDWTTRLKIAAGAARGVAFIHSSCKTLKLTHGNIKSTNILIDKAGNARVSDFGLAIFASPSTAPKSNGYRAPEAALEGRKITQKSDVYSFGVLLLELLTGKCPTVVDNGGPGAGYGGVIDLPRWVQSVVREEWTAEVFDLELMRYKDIEEEMVGLLQIAMACTSASPDQRPKMSYVVKMIDELRGAEVSPSHDSVSDSPAVSEDTCGASQ